Within the Solwaraspora sp. WMMA2056 genome, the region CCGGAGGAGTTGCCGGCGGTCACCGTACCGCCGTCGCGGAACGGCGTCGGCAGCGCGGCGAGTTTGTCCGCCGAGGTCTCCCGGGGGTGTTCGTCGACCGCGACCGTCACGGTGCCCTTGCGGCCCTGCGGCACCTCGACCGGCGCGATCTCGGCGGCCAGTCGGCCGCTGGCCTGTGCCCGGGCGGCCCGCTGCTGGGACCGCAACGCGAAGGCGTCCTGCGCGGTGCGCTCGACGCCGTACTCGGCAGCCACGTTCTCGGCGGTCTCCGGCATCGAGTCGGTGCCCCAGCCGGCGCGCATCAGCGGGTTCACCAGCCGCCAGCCGATGGTGGTGTCGTGGATCTCCGCCGCCCGCGAGTACGCCGTGGCGGCCTTGGGCAGCACGAACGGTGCCCGGCTCATGCTCTCCACCCCACCGGCGACGACCAGGTCGGCCTCACCGGCCACCACCGCGCGGGCGGCGATCGCCACCGCGTCCAGCCCGGAGCCGCACAGCCGGTTGACCGTGGTACCGCTGGTCTGCTCCGGCAGCCCGGCCAGCAACGCCGCCATCCGGGCCACGTTGCGGTTGTCCTCACCGGCCTGGTTGGCGCAGCCGAGCACCACGTCGTCGACGGCCGCCCAGTCCACCGACGGGTGCCGGGCGACGAGTTCACGGATCACGTGGGCGGCCAGATCGTCCGGACGCACCGCAGCGAGCGCGCCGGCGAACCGGCCGATCGGGGTACGGACGCCGGACACCAGGTAGGCGACGGACATGACAGGGCTCCCTCCGGCAGGTCAGTGCTGGCCGGCCGGGGCGCGCTGACCCCGCTTGGCGGCCTGGATCTGCTCGTAGACGTGACCGCGCAACTGGGTGAAGCGCGGGTCGGCGCGGGTGTGCAGCTGATCCCGGTCGACCGGCAGGTCCACCGTGACCTCGTCCTGCACCACCGTCGGCGAGGAGGACAGGATCAGCACCCGCTGACCCAGGTAGACCGCCTCGTCGATGTCGTGGGTGACGAACAGGATGGTGACGCCGAGCCGCTGCCAGAGCTGGCGGATCAGATCCTCCAGGTCCGCGCGGGTCTGGGCGTCGACCG harbors:
- the pcaF gene encoding 3-oxoadipyl-CoA thiolase: MSVAYLVSGVRTPIGRFAGALAAVRPDDLAAHVIRELVARHPSVDWAAVDDVVLGCANQAGEDNRNVARMAALLAGLPEQTSGTTVNRLCGSGLDAVAIAARAVVAGEADLVVAGGVESMSRAPFVLPKAATAYSRAAEIHDTTIGWRLVNPLMRAGWGTDSMPETAENVAAEYGVERTAQDAFALRSQQRAARAQASGRLAAEIAPVEVPQGRKGTVTVAVDEHPRETSADKLAALPTPFRDGGTVTAGNSSGVNDGAAALLVASADAVRRYGLTPLARVVGAATAGVAPRVMGIGPVPATRRLLGRLDLKVSDVDVIELNEAFAAQAVAVLRELGLPEDAEHVNPNGGAIALGHPLGASGARLALTAALELRERSAQRALCTMCIGVGQGISLLLESAR